The genomic window GTCGGGGGAGAAGAGGTAGGTTGGGGGTTTCCAGGGGGACTCCTCCAGGCAGGAGGGGTACAGCTTCCCCACTGCACAACGGAAGTCCTTGCCCAGATCCCAGAGCACGCGCTCGGACACAGGCTGCCGCAGGTACCAGCGGTCCAGCTCCATGTCGTACTGATAGATAGCGTACTTGGCTCGCTCGTTCATGTGGGTTTCACGCATGAAAATGCACAGTGAGTTAAGCAGCACCACTGCCCGCACGCATGGGTCCGAGTAACGCTTGGCGGGGATGTTGGCGGCCTGGCGCCACTCGTTCTTGTTGACGTCATAGATCTCCACAGTGACTGAAGAGCCGTCGATGGTGCTCGTAGGTAAGCGGATGCCAGAGTTGCTGACCACGTGGAGGCCGCCGATGTAGAAAATGAGGTCACCAAAAGCAGCGGCAGAGGCGAAGCAGCGGCTTGTCTTGCGCATGGCCATCTCCACCCAGGTGTCAGCCCGGGGGAAGTAGCAGTACATCAGGTCATGGGTCATCACGTAGATGCAGTCGTGCGCCACCACAGAGGTGCTCCAGTTCCAGGCGAAGGGCAGAGGGCTCATCATGCTCCACTCGTCCTTCTCGCAGTCGTAGCGCTCCACCGTGCGCTTGTTCAGCTCGCCGCCAACGTTATCTCCCCCGATTGCATAGATGTAGCCCTCGCAGTAGACCAGCGAGGGCTTGATTCGGGCACAAAGCATGGGGGTTTTGGGTACCCAGGCATTCTGCTGGGCGTCAAACCAGAAGAAGCTATCAACGGAGCGGAAGACCGCCTGTAACTTTCCACTCTTTCCATGGTTAGTGATTGAGTTTTTGAGAGGGATCTGTCCACCAGCAATGAACACATCGTTGTCTGGTGTAACGAGGGTTCCCACCTTCTGCAGGTCTCCTGGTGGGTTGTTAAGCTTGTACACTTTCTCCGCCTGCGGGCTGTAACACACTACTGTGGTAGGTAAGGACCCAGACATCACATATCCATCACCCTGCGTTTCTGACATGGCCTCCATAAAGATCAGCATCTCCTCTTTCGTCATGCCTAACCGAGGTTTGAAGAACTTGGGCATGGACTTGTAGAGGCCCTGCACCACCACAGACTTGTCATTGGGTGGCAGACCCTGGAACCAGGCGCGCTGCGTCACCTCAGACAGTGCATCGATGCGGATCTGACTTAGCACAGAGGACAGGTGTTGCGAACGTGCCTCCATGTTATACTCCAACCACAGCATGGCTGCCTCACGCACCGTCTCCTCCTTCTCCACATTGAGGTTGTCGCTGCTCAGGACGTCTATCAACAGCTCGTGGGAGAGCTGAAGGAAGGCCTCCTGCCTGTACACCATGGGGAACTTGTGCTCCACCATGCGCTTTGCGCTCTGCTTTAGCTCACTGCAGCTGAACATGTCGCCGATGCTCAGCATGCGGACACAGTTCTCAGCGTTTATCTTCTTCACAAGGTAGTCTCTGCACTGCAGCAAGACGTCCTCCACCTGAACAGAGGACAAGAGATGAGAGTCAGAGGTCTGTCAGAGAAAAACATCCCTCTTTGCATCAAAGGACACAGTAACAAAAGTGGAACAACACCAACAGTATGTAGATACATATTTATGTTTGTGACTTGTGTAAATTTACACAACCAAAGTTGTTTAAAGATGTAAATGAGTAGATGTAAAGACACAAACTAAACAGACAaagcctgtggatattctcattcatccaggtcagt from Epinephelus lanceolatus isolate andai-2023 chromosome 20, ASM4190304v1, whole genome shotgun sequence includes these protein-coding regions:
- the kbtbd2 gene encoding kelch repeat and BTB domain-containing protein 2, which translates into the protein MSDLSERRPVNTDYAVSLLEQLKFFYEQKLLTDVVLLVEDTEFPCHKMVLATCSSYFRAMFMSGLSESKQTHVHLRNVDPATLQIIITYAYTGNLAISDSTVEPLYETACFLQVEDVLLQCRDYLVKKINAENCVRMLSIGDMFSCSELKQSAKRMVEHKFPMVYRQEAFLQLSHELLIDVLSSDNLNVEKEETVREAAMLWLEYNMEARSQHLSSVLSQIRIDALSEVTQRAWFQGLPPNDKSVVVQGLYKSMPKFFKPRLGMTKEEMLIFMEAMSETQGDGYVMSGSLPTTVVCYSPQAEKVYKLNNPPGDLQKVGTLVTPDNDVFIAGGQIPLKNSITNHGKSGKLQAVFRSVDSFFWFDAQQNAWVPKTPMLCARIKPSLVYCEGYIYAIGGDNVGGELNKRTVERYDCEKDEWSMMSPLPFAWNWSTSVVAHDCIYVMTHDLMYCYFPRADTWVEMAMRKTSRCFASAAAFGDLIFYIGGLHVVSNSGIRLPTSTIDGSSVTVEIYDVNKNEWRQAANIPAKRYSDPCVRAVVLLNSLCIFMRETHMNERAKYAIYQYDMELDRWYLRQPVSERVLWDLGKDFRCAVGKLYPSCLEESPWKPPTYLFSPDGAEEFEVDGELVTLPHV